Proteins encoded together in one Pseudoalteromonas xiamenensis window:
- a CDS encoding methyltransferase domain-containing protein, whose amino-acid sequence MKNDRSFDTISSKFSKNIYGTNKGKIREAVLKRDLTEGVPWLGINPSMRILDVGGGQGQLALFLATQGHHVTLIDISKEMLDVAMSNATQQNLQHNLTTVHGALQSIPDLALGQFDLVLCHAVLEWVVEQQKALTILKSCLQRDGLLSLMFYNRDAQRFANLVYGNFDYVQNDLKVKKKVSLNPNQPLDPKDVAAWLSDLNLSVLAKTGVRCINDYLRDPKKAENQFNELLAMELKFNRQEPYASLGRYTHLLCAPFDDSE is encoded by the coding sequence ATGAAAAACGACAGAAGTTTTGACACTATTTCCTCTAAATTTTCGAAAAATATTTATGGCACGAATAAAGGCAAAATCCGTGAAGCGGTCTTAAAACGGGATTTAACCGAAGGCGTCCCTTGGCTTGGTATCAACCCCTCAATGCGAATTTTAGATGTGGGGGGTGGTCAGGGCCAACTTGCGCTTTTTTTGGCAACACAGGGGCATCACGTTACGCTCATCGACATTTCCAAGGAGATGCTTGATGTTGCGATGAGCAACGCAACTCAACAAAATCTTCAGCACAATCTCACAACCGTGCATGGCGCTTTGCAGTCTATTCCTGATTTAGCTTTGGGGCAGTTTGACTTGGTTTTATGCCACGCGGTTTTAGAGTGGGTAGTTGAGCAGCAGAAAGCCTTAACAATATTGAAAAGTTGTTTGCAACGAGACGGACTTCTATCGCTGATGTTCTACAATCGTGACGCACAACGCTTTGCAAATTTAGTTTACGGTAACTTCGACTACGTACAAAACGATTTAAAAGTTAAAAAGAAAGTCAGTTTGAATCCCAATCAGCCGCTCGACCCGAAAGATGTCGCAGCGTGGTTAAGCGATTTAAATTTATCCGTCCTGGCAAAGACGGGTGTGCGCTGCATTAACGATTATTTGAGAGATCCTAAAAAGGCGGAGAACCAATTTAACGAATTACTTGCCATGGAGCTTAAATTTAACCGACAAGAACCCTACGCATCGTTAGGACGATACACGCATCTACTTTGCGCACCATTTGACGACAGTGAGTAA
- a CDS encoding murein hydrolase activator EnvC family protein: MNSARLISPQSHSSNVKRLLCIIFCVLSFSWCSPLLANEDRTKQDLVEVQEEIKRSEARFAEQKNALKRQEKQLRQVERSVAEHVRALELTQQGMTENRQQQQILAEEQNRLSKQRRQLSAILAKQLQSAYINGAHDYSKMLLNQENASTLERMIVYYEYLNNARTSQLDALKEVVAKIDQNKARLLQKQSQLVDLSNEQQRRLNGLKVAQAEQVEKSNALQSTLNATKTAIAYLRDNEKTLRDTLAQLQTVKAQTVQSQEMVGLNNAKGKLPWPVTGRIGNRFGAKKHTGLNWNGVLIQANEGSNVTSIRQGQVVFADWLNGYGWVIVVDHGEGFMSLYGHAQTLLRDVGDLVQSGEPIAKVGQSGGQQNPGLYFEIRHKGRAVNPIEWCRKS, translated from the coding sequence ATGAACTCTGCTCGTTTAATTTCACCTCAATCACACAGCAGTAACGTTAAGCGACTGCTGTGTATAATTTTTTGCGTATTGTCTTTTTCGTGGTGTAGTCCGTTACTCGCAAATGAAGACCGAACAAAACAAGATCTTGTCGAGGTCCAAGAAGAAATTAAACGCAGCGAAGCTCGTTTTGCTGAGCAAAAGAACGCGCTAAAGAGACAGGAAAAACAACTCAGACAAGTCGAACGAAGTGTCGCTGAACATGTTCGCGCACTTGAGTTAACACAACAAGGGATGACGGAGAATCGCCAGCAACAGCAAATATTGGCAGAAGAACAAAATCGCTTATCCAAACAACGTCGCCAACTCTCTGCAATTCTCGCCAAACAACTTCAAAGCGCCTACATCAATGGTGCACACGACTATTCCAAGATGTTGTTAAACCAAGAGAATGCGTCAACTTTGGAACGAATGATTGTGTACTACGAATACCTAAATAATGCTCGAACATCGCAACTCGATGCGTTAAAAGAGGTGGTAGCAAAAATAGACCAAAACAAAGCTCGTTTATTGCAAAAGCAATCTCAGCTGGTTGATTTATCCAACGAACAGCAAAGAAGGTTGAATGGGCTTAAAGTCGCACAAGCTGAGCAGGTTGAAAAATCAAACGCACTCCAAAGCACCTTAAATGCGACAAAAACGGCCATTGCATACCTTCGTGACAATGAGAAAACACTTCGTGACACTTTGGCTCAATTGCAAACCGTCAAAGCTCAAACTGTCCAATCTCAAGAAATGGTCGGCCTCAATAACGCCAAAGGAAAATTACCTTGGCCAGTCACAGGCCGTATAGGAAACCGGTTTGGTGCGAAAAAACACACAGGCCTCAACTGGAATGGTGTTCTTATCCAAGCAAATGAAGGAAGTAACGTCACCAGTATTCGACAAGGGCAGGTGGTTTTTGCCGATTGGCTAAATGGTTATGGTTGGGTCATCGTGGTCGACCATGGTGAAGGGTTTATGAGCCTTTATGGTCATGCACAAACACTCCTGCGAGATGTTGGCGACCTTGTGCAAAGCGGCGAACCGATTGCTAAAGTGGGTCAAAGCGGCGGACAGCAAAATCCTGGTCTATACTTCGAAATACGGCATAAGGGACGCGCTGTAAATCCTATCGAATGGTGCAGGAAATCGTAA
- a CDS encoding Nif3-like dinuclear metal center hexameric protein: MKRTKLINHLTELLKPFQINDYCPNGLQVEGKSEIKKIVTGVTASQALIDAAIERGADAILVHHGYFWKGEDQTITGMKKRRIQRLLAHDINLIAYHLPLDVHPELGNNAQLGALLGLDIERPLEPWNKSSVAVKGKLSTPMSVEDFAILIENKLGRAPLVNTAGEHLIKTVAWCTGGGQSFIDLAASQGIDAYLTGEASEQTIHSSNEQSIHFFAAGHHATERYGVKALGEYLATQFDLEVEFVDIHNPV, encoded by the coding sequence ATGAAACGCACAAAATTAATTAACCATCTGACTGAATTGCTCAAGCCTTTTCAAATTAATGACTATTGTCCGAATGGCTTACAAGTCGAAGGTAAGTCTGAAATAAAGAAGATCGTGACTGGCGTTACTGCGAGTCAAGCGCTAATCGATGCTGCTATTGAACGTGGTGCTGATGCAATTTTGGTTCATCACGGATACTTCTGGAAAGGTGAAGATCAAACAATCACTGGTATGAAAAAACGTCGTATTCAACGCTTACTTGCACACGATATTAACTTAATTGCCTATCACCTCCCCTTAGATGTACATCCTGAACTTGGCAACAACGCACAACTCGGTGCATTGTTAGGCTTGGATATTGAACGGCCTCTTGAACCATGGAATAAATCGAGTGTCGCAGTAAAAGGCAAACTTTCGACACCGATGTCAGTCGAAGATTTTGCGATTTTGATTGAAAATAAATTAGGTCGAGCTCCGCTTGTTAATACCGCAGGTGAACATTTAATCAAGACGGTTGCTTGGTGTACGGGTGGCGGGCAAAGTTTTATAGATTTAGCCGCAAGCCAGGGTATTGACGCTTATCTTACCGGCGAAGCATCTGAGCAAACTATCCATTCATCAAATGAACAGAGCATTCACTTTTTTGCCGCGGGGCACCATGCAACCGAGCGATATGGTGTAAAAGCGTTAGGTGAATACCTTGCAACACAATTTGACCTCGAGGTTGAATTTGTTGATATCCACAATCCAGTGTGA
- the gpmM gene encoding 2,3-bisphosphoglycerate-independent phosphoglycerate mutase encodes MTAKKKPLVLMILDGWGYREEAESNAILAANTPILDSLWATCPHTLISGSGLDVGLPAGQMGNSEVGHVNLGAGRIVYQDFTRITKSIDDGEFQHNPVLVENIDKAVAKDAAVHLMGLLSPGGVHSHEDHIIAAMQLAVKRGAKAVYLHAFLDGRDTPPRSAKASIERIEKEFARLGTGRLATIIGRYYAMDRDNRWDRVEAAYNLMVDGIANFTFEDGVSALEAAYAREENDEFVKATTIVPTGENAAVMNDNDTVIFMNFRADRARQMTRTFVDANFDGFAKVRTPALSAFVMLTEYASDINAPIAFATESLSNVLGEWLAKHQKTQLRISETEKYAHVTFFFSGGREALFDGEKRELIPSPKVATYDLQPEMNSTLLTDKLVDAIHGGEFDVIVVNYPNGDMVGHSGVFDAAVKACEAVDRCIGRVVEALREVGGEALITADHGNAEQMADPSTGQSHTAHTSEPVPFIYVGRDAIAHSSKTLSDVAPTMLHLLGMEQPPEMTGSPIVTLK; translated from the coding sequence ATGACCGCGAAGAAAAAGCCTTTAGTGTTAATGATTTTAGATGGTTGGGGATACAGAGAAGAAGCAGAAAGCAACGCTATTTTAGCTGCAAATACGCCAATTTTAGATTCACTCTGGGCAACATGTCCGCACACACTAATTTCGGGCTCAGGACTTGATGTTGGTTTACCTGCAGGTCAAATGGGTAACTCTGAAGTGGGTCACGTGAACTTGGGTGCTGGTCGCATCGTGTATCAAGATTTTACTCGTATTACCAAGTCAATCGACGATGGTGAATTTCAACACAATCCAGTACTTGTAGAAAATATTGATAAAGCGGTTGCTAAAGACGCAGCCGTTCATTTGATGGGACTATTAAGCCCTGGTGGTGTACATAGCCATGAAGATCACATCATTGCCGCAATGCAGCTTGCTGTCAAACGTGGCGCTAAAGCCGTTTATCTTCATGCATTCTTAGATGGTCGCGACACACCACCTCGAAGTGCAAAAGCATCAATTGAACGCATTGAGAAAGAATTTGCTCGCCTTGGCACCGGACGATTAGCGACAATCATCGGTCGCTACTATGCCATGGATAGAGATAACCGCTGGGATCGTGTCGAAGCCGCTTATAACTTAATGGTGGATGGTATAGCGAACTTCACATTCGAAGATGGTGTCAGCGCACTAGAAGCGGCTTATGCTCGTGAAGAAAATGACGAGTTTGTTAAGGCTACGACTATTGTTCCTACTGGCGAAAACGCGGCAGTGATGAACGACAATGACACCGTCATTTTTATGAATTTCCGAGCTGACCGCGCTCGTCAAATGACACGTACATTTGTCGATGCAAATTTCGATGGCTTTGCGAAAGTTCGTACTCCGGCGCTCAGTGCATTCGTCATGTTAACTGAATATGCCTCAGATATTAACGCACCAATTGCATTTGCTACCGAATCGTTGAGCAACGTGCTTGGTGAGTGGCTTGCGAAGCATCAAAAAACTCAGTTGCGTATTTCGGAAACAGAAAAATACGCTCACGTAACGTTCTTCTTCAGTGGTGGTCGTGAAGCGTTGTTTGACGGCGAAAAACGCGAACTCATTCCATCGCCAAAAGTCGCTACATACGACCTTCAACCGGAAATGAACTCTACGCTTTTAACCGATAAGCTTGTTGATGCAATCCACGGTGGTGAGTTTGATGTGATTGTCGTCAACTACCCCAATGGCGATATGGTTGGTCACTCGGGTGTATTCGATGCTGCAGTAAAGGCCTGTGAAGCAGTAGATCGTTGCATAGGACGTGTCGTTGAGGCATTAAGAGAAGTCGGTGGCGAAGCGCTAATCACCGCAGACCATGGTAATGCTGAGCAAATGGCAGATCCTAGCACCGGACAATCACACACAGCGCACACAAGCGAGCCTGTACCATTTATTTATGTTGGCCGTGATGCAATCGCGCATTCAAGCAAAACGTTAAGCGATGTTGCCCCAACAATGCTGCACCTACTTGGCATGGAGCAACCGCCAGAAATGACAGGTTCTCCTATCGTTACTTTGAAGTAA
- a CDS encoding DUF2987 domain-containing protein, whose amino-acid sequence MKGLSVLLCIVVLVVTPLVMASERSSDYAKLNSILSLLKGVKSPYVSGKAQLEIKNDEIKLEDIKIWFTKDGNLLTEVNIGADATLELPVYEDAKNIKMHVNQKKDDVSISFSTQIKELEVTEIAYNDLFVLLDDINSFMEGTAGGMSFMVPTMDALKFKFASDATIDVFSANQVYRFKTNKEYEISMDVSKKLRKENPMVRFSQLPTSMSPEH is encoded by the coding sequence GTGAAAGGATTATCCGTATTACTTTGTATAGTGGTATTAGTTGTAACGCCATTAGTAATGGCGTCCGAGCGTTCATCAGACTATGCCAAGCTAAACTCGATATTGAGTTTGTTAAAAGGCGTTAAATCACCTTATGTTTCAGGCAAGGCACAACTTGAGATTAAGAATGATGAAATTAAACTCGAGGACATCAAAATATGGTTCACAAAAGACGGTAACTTGTTGACAGAAGTGAACATTGGTGCGGATGCAACATTAGAGTTACCAGTTTATGAAGATGCTAAAAACATCAAGATGCACGTCAATCAGAAGAAAGATGATGTATCAATTTCGTTTAGTACCCAAATCAAAGAGCTTGAAGTGACCGAAATTGCTTACAATGATTTGTTTGTGTTGCTGGACGATATCAACTCATTTATGGAGGGTACGGCTGGGGGGATGAGTTTCATGGTCCCCACAATGGATGCGCTTAAATTTAAGTTTGCGTCCGATGCGACGATAGACGTGTTTTCGGCTAATCAGGTTTATCGTTTTAAAACGAATAAAGAATATGAGATTTCAATGGACGTATCGAAGAAGTTGAGGAAAGAAAATCCAATGGTTAGGTTTAGTCAGTTACCGACCTCAATGTCACCAGAGCATTAA
- a CDS encoding divergent polysaccharide deacetylase family protein has protein sequence MLTNKITSYLLGITLFLLPCAFAQAARIAIVIDDIGYHQRDMDLLNLPGKLTYSILPHTPYSQRFAFKASQQGKELLLHVPMEATNEKLLGPGGLTSDMGRLELQSTLGHALASLPQVKGVNNHMGSRLTQETEPMRWTMEILKKRGLFFLDSRTTVQTQAQHVANLVGVMNISRNVFLDNELSEEAMLKQLEELKRIATHNQFAVAIAHPYPETQTFLTAQLPLLIAQGFELVPISQLVDNKYIQLADKAQDIPNTVSHLTVTP, from the coding sequence GTGCTAACAAATAAAATAACGTCTTACCTACTTGGTATCACACTTTTCTTGCTGCCCTGCGCCTTTGCTCAGGCAGCAAGAATTGCCATTGTCATCGATGATATAGGCTATCATCAACGCGATATGGATTTGCTGAATCTACCCGGCAAGCTCACCTATTCCATTTTACCTCACACGCCATATTCTCAGCGCTTTGCTTTCAAGGCGAGCCAACAAGGTAAAGAATTACTACTCCATGTCCCGATGGAAGCAACTAATGAAAAATTATTAGGGCCTGGAGGCCTGACTTCGGACATGGGACGACTCGAATTACAAAGCACCTTGGGCCACGCTCTTGCCAGTTTACCGCAGGTTAAGGGGGTGAATAATCATATGGGGTCAAGATTAACTCAAGAAACTGAACCGATGCGCTGGACTATGGAAATATTGAAGAAACGAGGCCTATTTTTTCTCGACAGCCGCACTACCGTGCAAACGCAAGCTCAACACGTTGCAAACTTAGTGGGTGTAATGAATATTTCGCGCAACGTGTTTCTCGATAATGAGCTCAGCGAAGAAGCAATGCTGAAGCAATTAGAGGAGCTAAAACGCATTGCAACGCATAACCAGTTTGCCGTTGCGATTGCGCACCCTTATCCAGAAACTCAAACGTTTCTAACGGCCCAGTTGCCATTACTTATCGCTCAAGGATTTGAATTAGTGCCCATTTCTCAATTAGTCGACAACAAATACATTCAACTTGCTGACAAAGCGCAAGACATACCGAATACGGTCAGTCATCTGACCGTAACGCCTTAG
- a CDS encoding CBS domain-containing protein, translating to MLKYVSDLMTPDPLCISQTDSLKVAHDLMREKNIRHIPIIDNQGQLQGMLTQKIMIANVMKILATYGQLALERKEKQQKAQEVMATDFVAVRPDEKLKDVATYFVKNRHGCLPVVTEDGKLQGIITSSDFVRLAAALLGSEG from the coding sequence ATGTTAAAATACGTCTCTGACCTCATGACACCAGATCCACTTTGCATTAGCCAAACGGATTCGTTAAAAGTCGCTCACGATCTGATGCGTGAAAAAAACATCCGCCATATCCCAATTATTGATAACCAAGGTCAGTTGCAAGGTATGTTGACCCAAAAAATCATGATTGCAAACGTCATGAAAATACTGGCGACTTACGGCCAACTGGCTCTAGAACGAAAAGAAAAACAACAGAAGGCTCAAGAAGTCATGGCAACTGATTTTGTCGCAGTGCGTCCTGACGAAAAACTAAAAGACGTAGCAACTTATTTCGTTAAGAACCGTCATGGTTGTTTGCCCGTTGTCACTGAAGATGGCAAATTGCAGGGCATTATCACCTCGTCTGATTTTGTTCGTTTGGCTGCCGCATTACTTGGCAGTGAAGGCTAA
- a CDS encoding S41 family peptidase: MNTIPQANLRQAHTLVNTFFAILFVFLTLINPVFASITDVSLSEEESNEILFHIHAYYVEDLPISELSQNSLGTLFEHLDPYSRYLDEGDLDAIFSTANGQYTGLGIEVEERESTLVITNTLSNSPASRAGLQKGDVLLFVNGQKVADKPLKYVSDMLRSAKKSTINLVVSRSQTNMEFALQREEISLDTVTSQLLPRGIGYVSIASFNNHTYHDVANHIKKLKSKYGRTLRGLILDLRDNPGGTLNSAVAISDLFLDSGLIVTTKGRFFDANQIYQAQRGDLLRGAPIAVLINENSASAAEILAGALQDNHRALIMGERSFGKGSVQSLIPLGEGKTALKLTTAKYFTPSGRSIDGIGIKPDVEMNKEVLSQLSKAVIMDRNNNQIKPEITSLLAKLDSHLLAEK, from the coding sequence ATGAATACGATACCACAAGCAAATCTGCGCCAAGCACACACCTTAGTAAATACCTTTTTTGCTATTCTGTTTGTGTTTCTTACGCTGATAAATCCTGTATTCGCATCAATCACTGATGTCTCATTAAGTGAAGAAGAAAGTAACGAAATTCTGTTCCACATTCACGCCTATTACGTTGAAGACTTACCTATCAGTGAGCTAAGTCAAAACAGTTTAGGCACGTTGTTTGAACATTTAGACCCCTACTCAAGATATTTAGATGAAGGTGACCTAGACGCCATTTTTAGTACCGCAAACGGCCAGTACACTGGGCTTGGGATAGAAGTGGAAGAACGTGAGAGTACGCTAGTTATCACTAACACCTTAAGCAATTCCCCCGCAAGTAGAGCTGGACTGCAAAAAGGTGATGTACTGCTTTTCGTAAATGGCCAGAAGGTGGCAGACAAGCCTCTGAAATACGTCTCTGATATGCTGCGTTCTGCGAAAAAGTCGACTATTAATCTGGTTGTGTCTCGCTCTCAAACGAATATGGAATTCGCTCTGCAACGAGAAGAGATTTCCTTAGATACCGTAACGAGCCAATTACTTCCACGCGGTATTGGCTATGTCTCTATTGCGAGTTTCAATAATCACACTTACCATGATGTAGCAAACCACATTAAGAAACTTAAAAGTAAGTATGGGCGTACCTTACGTGGTTTGATTTTAGATCTCCGCGACAATCCCGGAGGAACATTAAACAGTGCTGTTGCAATTTCTGATCTGTTTTTAGACAGCGGGCTCATTGTGACGACTAAAGGACGTTTCTTCGATGCAAATCAAATCTACCAAGCTCAACGAGGTGACCTACTTCGAGGAGCGCCTATCGCCGTACTGATCAATGAAAACTCGGCATCAGCGGCTGAGATTCTAGCAGGTGCTTTGCAAGATAACCATCGGGCACTCATTATGGGCGAAAGGTCTTTCGGTAAAGGTTCGGTACAATCGCTTATTCCGCTGGGAGAAGGAAAAACAGCGCTCAAGTTGACCACCGCAAAATACTTCACACCATCTGGCCGCTCGATTGATGGAATAGGTATCAAACCAGATGTTGAGATGAATAAAGAGGTACTTTCACAATTGAGTAAAGCCGTTATAATGGACCGTAACAATAATCAAATAAAGCCTGAGATAACGAGTCTTCTCGCAAAATTGGATTCACATTTACTGGCTGAAAAATAA